From a single Lolium rigidum isolate FL_2022 chromosome 7, APGP_CSIRO_Lrig_0.1, whole genome shotgun sequence genomic region:
- the LOC124673282 gene encoding uncharacterized protein At4g15970-like yields MPCNAVAGPVLRHTSPCQRPDLSKEVLLSIARDEEKRAVVETSLARDSSFHGRTALGSEPATLILFPHVSAQNFRLLLPWNPESIPVYSAMATACSVVLLSPPSYCPCSGVRPEKLELPSRDNGTQAIQSIKAAAVTEPEDELAVLLRSAVMEDNTVIMTFTNKAWTASGSLLDLFMESFREGDKTEPLLKHLIIVAVDDKAFEQCKLVHPLCYFLEVGGVNLTREQAYMSKDYLEMMWARNKFQTRVLELGYAFLFTDMDILWFRNALLHVPVGADITISSDKYLGDDPYDLEKNANGGFVYARPNPRTIGFFKGWYQARSGRMNEQAVFDKMKRELSLQHGVEVHFIDTAYCGGFCQPKKDFRRLCTFHGNCLRGLSLKLERLRGVMGEWKQFKIARQEELANKNKTLSA; encoded by the exons ATGCCTTGCAATGCAGTTGCTGGACCGGTGCTGCGTCACACTAGTCCCTGCCAGCGCCCTGACCTGTCCAAGGAGGTGCTGCTGTCAATCGCGCGCgacgaggagaagcgcgcggtggTGGAGACTTCCTTGGCGCGCGACAGCAGCTTCCATGGACGTACGGCGCTGGGCTCAGAGCCGGCCACGCTTATTTTGTTTCCTCACGTCAGTGCTCAGAATTTCAGATTACTGTTGCCCTGGAATCCAGAATCCATTCCTGTGTACT CAGCCATGGCCACGGCCTGCAGCGTGGTGTTGCTATCCCCTCCCTCCTACTGCCCGTGCTCTGGGGTTCGGCCGGAGAAGTTGGAGCTTCCGTCGCGCGATAATGGAACCCAAGCTATTCAAAGCATCAAG GCTGCTGCTGTGACTGAACCTGAGGATGAGCTTGCTGTGTTACTGAGAAGCGCAGTGATGGAAGACAACACAGTGATAATGACCTTCACGAACAAGGCTTGGACGGCGTCTGGCTCGCTGCTGGATCTCTTCATGGAGAGCTTCCGTGAAGGGGACAAGACGGAGCCCCTGCTGAAGCACCTCATCATCGTGGCCGTCGACGACAAGGCCTTCGAGCAGTGCAAGCTGGTGCACCCATTGTGCTACTTCCTCGAAGTGGGCGGCGTCAACCTGACGAGGGAGCAGGCGTACATGAGCAAGGACTACCTGGAGATGATGTGGGCGAGGAACAAGTTCCAGACCCGTGTCCTGGAGCTCGGCTACGCCTTCCTCTTCACG GACATGGACATCCTGTGGTTCCGAAACGCTCTGCTGCACGTCCCCGTGGGCGCCGACATCACCATCTCCAGCGACAAGTACCTCGGCGACGACCCGTATGACCTGGAGAAGAACGCCAATGGCGGGTTCGTCTACGCCAGGCCGAACCCGAGGACGATTGGCTTCTTCAAGGGTTGGTACCAGGCGAGATCTGGGCGCATGAACGAACAAGCCGTGTTTGACAAGATGAAGCGTGAGCTGTCGCTGCAGCACGGCGTGGAGGTGCACTTCATTGATACGGCCTACTGCGGCGGCTTCTGCCAGCCCAAGAAGGACTTCCGCCGGCTCTGCACGTTCCACGGAAACTGCCTCAGAGGGCTGAGCCTGAAGCTGGAGCGTCTCCGGGGCGTCATGGGTGAGTGGAAGCAGTTCAAAATTGCGAGGCAGGAGGAGCTTGCcaataaaaacaagactttatcgGCATGA